Proteins encoded by one window of Brienomyrus brachyistius isolate T26 chromosome 1, BBRACH_0.4, whole genome shotgun sequence:
- the LOC125731271 gene encoding uncharacterized protein LOC125731271 isoform X7: protein MEFAGESLHFGGSAPLGSHESQPWEQDMRVEARQPERRASVSSEESDIEAPPVIARKVSFADAFGLDLVSVKEFDTWNTPTPAAVSPSDHSSLQDSEEYCLSHLFAVPSSAEELRRILQEQKVQLEHVELLPGTTSLRGTIRVLNLCFDKQVYARTTLDKWGSRFDLLAEFVPGSSDGETDRFSFMFSLMPPSEGQRGRVEFCLRYETTMGTFWDNNGGRNYVLFYDRRTVRDMKAQVQEELFQPNKKSCLKASRDSPADFHLAKTPVEIPDATGIDKDVGSAGTQLEEGQESEGCDWHSARRSRRRMARLVQLQDHFSRREAEPVRAITPEPPAVGVSPSESATPCPPGQCKSDEQAQSHPQATLPLGDADSKSRQAASMPTDPWESFLSIDNTVHATALEMATSSSPFLDLPPSCLQDVISQLDFSSRPPVLMENHEGCCTRGSDWHPLWGDLEVEICRVNTKGSYSGRDDRLLGHDPHVESESHEGSCSQTELYKEDADVRGSREQAGAIRGGDSNAQLNSAALPVGHLTAIAVDHFPVSSLMTPVTGIHCPTENDKAGFLLGGRRGASEKDEPADKIQNTAAKEEISLGEADDRLTEKDKIVSCSPEVAVREPIDNLVDISPGGLVNHSVKMAVDVLVNQSSDISAAELISNSTEISAEELVDKLAKISTSELVNHSAEIGADEKIDHSAEMTACELADNSAEISAVQLLHHSSEISADEHGDHSAEITADELVDNSVNHSDKIIDKLLDHSSEISADELVDNSAEITAVELVHYSAEISVNGLNKDAIKMIPGNITSNQPVGHSDRIHPGQVIDHIVQCYGDHSEWRVDTSGTSQSATLHLLNTNSVERILLEYKEDRTMSPITDSLVYNRDCHTEMDIVNIPQELSIQDEEKEATRDEGDCGRSQANDPDERQQVDAYRLRDIEKVKRRMENASRGKEGGEVTRGRERSHAARETVVLLHAKGRGFLSTKSKGKSSDLFKAGLEDSMDAGKASYVGQDMGVEEGNLHSTIVSLPGNNELRVKDLQRQEERQPPASAVEGLPTPASTRCSARDWGDHMPCILTDEDAEDSQGIAVPFHLTLGTQKEPIAVRMSPEERAEAKNMGYMLHLLGIITPHHLTRTVLYVVLLAVLCVAVYQYGFLACFALYLCLACLLSHHREKQDLQERDRTKQSENKEYRP from the exons ATGGAGTTTGCTGGAGAATCGTTGCATTTTGGTGGCTCTGCTCCTTTGGGGAGTCATGAGAGTCAGCCCTGGGAGCAGGATATGAGAGTCGAGGCTCGACAACCCGAACGGAGAGCTTCGGTGTCCTCCGAAGAATCAGACATAGAGGCCCCTCCAGTCATTGCCAGAAAAGTGTCTTTTGCCGACGCCTTCGGGCTGGACCTGGTGTCCGTGAAGGAGTTTGACACCTGGAACACCCCGACTCCGGCTGCCGTCAGTCCATCGGACCACAGCAGCCTCCAGGACTCTGAGGAATACTGCCTCTCACACCTCTTTGCAGTGCCGTCTTCAGCGGAGGAACTGAGGCGGATACTGCAAGAACAGAAGGTCCAGCTAGAGCATGTGGAACTGCTTCCTGGAACAACATCGCTAAGGGGAACCATCAGGGTCTTGAATTTATGCTTCGACAAGCAGGTATATGCTCGGACCACTCTGGACAAGTGGGGCTCGCGCTTTGACCTGCTGGCAGAATTCGTACCGGGATCGAGCGATGGTGAGACCGACAGGTTCTCCTTCATGTTTAGCTTGATGCCCCCATCCGAGGGGCAAAGGGGTAGGGTGGAGTTCTGCCTCCGATATGAGACGACGATGGGGACCTTCTGGGACAACAACGGTGGAAGGAATTATGTGCTGTTTTATGACAGAAGGACAGTCAGAGACATGAAAGCGCAAGTTCAGGAAGAGCTTTTCCAGCCAAACAAGAAAAGCTGCCTGAAGGCCAGCAG AGACAGTCCAGCTGACTTTCATCTAGCAAAGACTCCTGTTGAAATTCCAG ATGCAACAGGAATCGACAAAGATGTGGGGTCTGCTGGGACACAGTTAGAAGAGGGCCAGGAGTCG GAGGGTTGTGACTGGCACAGCGCCCGCAGGAGCAGACGGAGGATGGCCCGGTTGGTGCAGTTACAAGACCACTTCTCACGCAGGGAGGCAGAGCCTGTGCGGGCAATCACTCCGGAACCCCCTGCAGTCGGTGTGTCACCGTCAGAGAGTGCCACTCCCTGCCCTCCCGGACAGTGCAAGAGTGACGAGCAAGCACAGTCACACCCTCAGGCTACTCTCCCACTCGGTGATGCAGATTCGAAAAGCAGACAGGCTGCTTCTATGCCAACAGACCCATGGGAATCTTTTCTCAGCATTGATAACACAGTGCACGCCACAGCACTGGAGATGGCCACTTCTTCTAGCCCCTTCTTGGATCTGCCTCCTTCCTGTTTGCAGGATGTTATCAGCCAATTAGATTTTAGCAGCAGGCCACCAGTGTTAATGGAAAACCATGAGGGATGTTGCACACGTGGGTCGGATTGGCATCCTCTCTGGGGTGACCTCGAAGTGGAGATCTGCAGGGTAAACACGAAGGGCTCATATAGCGGTAGAGATGACAGACTGCTTGGTCACGATCCTCACGTAGAGTCAGAGTCTCATGAGGGATCCTGTTCTCAAACAGAGTTATACAAGGAGGACGCAGATGTTCGGGGGAGCAGGGAGCAAGCAGGGGCAATCAGGGGGGGCGACAGCAATGCTCAGCTAAATAGTGCAGCTCTCCCTGTTGGCCATTTGACAGCGATTGCTGTAGATCATTTTCCTGTTAGTTCTCTCATGACCCCTGTTACTGGGATTCACTGTCCAACTGAGAATGACAAAGCAGGTTTCCTGCTTGGAGGGAGAAGAGGTGCTAGTGAAAAGGATGAACCTGCTGACAAGATACAAAATACAGCTGCTAAGGAAGAAATTAGCCTGGGTGAAGCAGATGATCGTTTAACTGAAAAAGACAAAATAGTGAGCTGTTCACCCGAAGTTGCTGTCAGAGAGCCAATAGACAATTTAGTTGACATCAGTCCAGGTGGGTTAGTTAACCATTCAGTCAAAATGGCAGTAGATGTATTAGTTAACCAGTCATCTGACATCAGTGCAGCTGAGCTGATTAGCAATTCCACTGAGATAAGTGCAGAAGAGCTGGTTGATAAATTAGCTAAAATCAGTACAAGTGAGTTGGTTAACCATTCAGCTGAAATCGGCGCAGATGAGAAAATTGACCATTCAGCTGAAATGACTGCATGTGAGCTGGCtgataattcagctgaaatcagTGCAGTTCAGCTGCTTCACCATTCATCTGAAATCAGTGCAG ATGAGCATGGTGACCATTCAGCGGAAATCACTGCAGATGAGCTGGTTGATAATTCAGTCAACCATTCAGACAAAATTATAGACAAATTACTTGACCATTCATCTGAAATTAGTGCAGATGAGCTGGTtgataattcagctgaaatcacTGCAGTTGAGCTGGTTCACTATTCAGCTGAAATCAGTGTAAATGGACTCAACAAAgatgcaataaaaatgattcCAGGCAACATAACTTCAAACCAGCCAGTAGGTCATTCAGATAGAATACATCCTGGACAGGTGATAGACCATATAGTTCAATGTTATGGGGACCATTCAGAGTGGAGAGTGGATACATCAGGTACATCCCAGAGTGCAACACTACATCTCTTGAACACCAACAGTGTAGAGAGAATTTTACTAGAGTACAAGGAAGATCGTACGATGTCTCCAATTACAGACAGTCTGGTGTATAACAGAGACTGTCATACAGAGATGGACATTGTAAACATACCACAGGAGCTCAGTATCCAGGATGAGGAAAAAGAGGCCACCAGAGATGAGGGTGACTGTGGAAGATCACAAGCTAATGACCCAGATGAAAGACAACAGGTAGATGCATACAGACTTCGAGACATTGAAAAAGTGAaaagaagaatggaaaatgcatCGAGAGGAAAAGAGGGAGGAGAGGTGACCAGAGGAAGGGAGCGGTCTCATGCAGCAAGAGAAACAGTGGTCCTGCTCCATGCTAAGGGTAGGGGGTTTCTCAGCACCAAGAGCAAGGGTAAGAGTAGTGATTTGTTTAAAGCAGGGCTGGAGGACTCAATGGACGCAGGGAAAGCGTCATATGTAGGGCAGGATATGGGTGTTGAAGAGGGAAATCTGCACAGCACCATTGTGAGCCTTCCTGGGAATAATGAGCTCAGAGTAAAAGACCTCCAAAGGCAAGAAGAGAGACAGCCCCCAGCTAGTGCTGTGGAAGGCCTTCCCACACCTGCGAGTACAAGGTGCTCGGCCAGGGACTGGGGAGACCACATGCCCTGCATCTTGACAGATGAGGACGCTGAGGACTCTCAGGGAATAGCAGTGCCCTTCCACTTAACCCTGGGAACACAGAAAGAGCCTATAGCTGTCAGAATGAGCCCCGAGGAGCGAGCAGAAGCTAAGAACATGGGGTACATGTTGCATCTGCTGGGAATAATCACCCCACATCATCTCACAAGAACAGTCTTGTACGTTGTCCTGTTAGCTGTCCTCTGTGTTGCAGTTTACCAGTATGGCTTTCTGGCTTGCTTTGCACTTTATCTGTGTTTGGCTTGTCTCTTATCCCATCACAGAGAGAAACAAGACTTACAAGAAAGGGACAGAACAAAACAGTCAGAAAATAAAGAATACAGACCATGA
- the LOC125731271 gene encoding uncharacterized protein LOC125731271 isoform X3, with product MEFAGESLHFGGSAPLGSHESQPWEQDMRVEARQPERRASVSSEESDIEAPPVIARKVSFADAFGLDLVSVKEFDTWNTPTPAAVSPSDHSSLQDSEEYCLSHLFAVPSSAEELRRILQEQKVQLEHVELLPGTTSLRGTIRVLNLCFDKQVYARTTLDKWGSRFDLLAEFVPGSSDGETDRFSFMFSLMPPSEGQRGRVEFCLRYETTMGTFWDNNGGRNYVLFYDRRTVRDMKAQVQEELFQPNKKSCLKASRDSPADFHLAKTPVEIPDATGIDKDVGSAGTQLEEGQESEGCDWHSARRSRRRMARLVQLQDHFSRREAEPVRAITPEPPAVGVSPSESATPCPPGQCKSDEQAQSHPQATLPLGDADSKSRQAASMPTDPWESFLSIDNTVHATALEMATSSSPFLDLPPSCLQDVISQLDFSSRPPVLMENHEGCCTRGSDWHPLWGDLEVEICRVNTKGSYSGRDDRLLGHDPHVESESHEGSCSQTELYKEDADVRGSREQAGAIRGGDSNAQLNSAALPVGHLTAIAVDHFPVSSLMTPVTGIHCPTENDKAGFLLGGRRGASEKDEPADKIQNTAAKEEISLGEADDRLTEKDKIVSCSPEVAVREPIDNLVDISPGGLVNHSVKMAVDVLVNQSSDISAAELISNSTEISAEELVDKLAKISTSELVNHSAEIGADEKIDHSAEMTACELADNSAEIRAVQLLHHSAEISADEHGDHSSEISAGELADNSAEITAVQLVDYLTEISASEQVDYSVNHSDKMIDKLLDHSSEITAGELADNSAEIRAVQLLHHSAEISADELVDNSVEITAVELVDYLTEISASEQVDYSVKITPSDAVNHSDKMVVDELVKHSAKISADEHGDNSSEITAGELADNSAENSAVQLVHHSAEISADELVDNSVEITADELVEYLTEISASEQVDYSVKITPSEAVNHSDKMVVDEFVKHSAEISADELADNSAEISTIQLVHHSAEISADELVENSDEITTVELVEYLTEISTSEQVDYSVKITSSEPVNHSDKMVVDELFKHSAEISADEHGDHSAEITADELVDNSVNHSDKIIDKLLDHSSEISADELVDNSAEITAVELVHYSAEISVNGLNKDAIKMIPGNITSNQPVGHSDRIHPGQVIDHIVQCYGDHSEWRVDTSGTSQSATLHLLNTNSVERILLEYKEDRTMSPITDSLVYNRDCHTEMDIVNIPQELSIQDEEKEATRDEGDCGRSQANDPDERQQVDAYRLRDIEKVKRRMENASRGKEGGEVTRGRERSHAARETVVLLHAKGRGFLSTKSKGKSSDLFKAGLEDSMDAGKASYVGQDMGVEEGNLHSTIVSLPGNNELRVKDLQRQEERQPPASAVEGLPTPASTRCSARDWGDHMPCILTDEDAEDSQGIAVPFHLTLGTQKEPIAVRMSPEERAEAKNMGYMLHLLGIITPHHLTRTVLYVVLLAVLCVAVYQYGFLACFALYLCLACLLSHHREKQDLQERDRTKQSENKEYRP from the exons ATGGAGTTTGCTGGAGAATCGTTGCATTTTGGTGGCTCTGCTCCTTTGGGGAGTCATGAGAGTCAGCCCTGGGAGCAGGATATGAGAGTCGAGGCTCGACAACCCGAACGGAGAGCTTCGGTGTCCTCCGAAGAATCAGACATAGAGGCCCCTCCAGTCATTGCCAGAAAAGTGTCTTTTGCCGACGCCTTCGGGCTGGACCTGGTGTCCGTGAAGGAGTTTGACACCTGGAACACCCCGACTCCGGCTGCCGTCAGTCCATCGGACCACAGCAGCCTCCAGGACTCTGAGGAATACTGCCTCTCACACCTCTTTGCAGTGCCGTCTTCAGCGGAGGAACTGAGGCGGATACTGCAAGAACAGAAGGTCCAGCTAGAGCATGTGGAACTGCTTCCTGGAACAACATCGCTAAGGGGAACCATCAGGGTCTTGAATTTATGCTTCGACAAGCAGGTATATGCTCGGACCACTCTGGACAAGTGGGGCTCGCGCTTTGACCTGCTGGCAGAATTCGTACCGGGATCGAGCGATGGTGAGACCGACAGGTTCTCCTTCATGTTTAGCTTGATGCCCCCATCCGAGGGGCAAAGGGGTAGGGTGGAGTTCTGCCTCCGATATGAGACGACGATGGGGACCTTCTGGGACAACAACGGTGGAAGGAATTATGTGCTGTTTTATGACAGAAGGACAGTCAGAGACATGAAAGCGCAAGTTCAGGAAGAGCTTTTCCAGCCAAACAAGAAAAGCTGCCTGAAGGCCAGCAG AGACAGTCCAGCTGACTTTCATCTAGCAAAGACTCCTGTTGAAATTCCAG ATGCAACAGGAATCGACAAAGATGTGGGGTCTGCTGGGACACAGTTAGAAGAGGGCCAGGAGTCG GAGGGTTGTGACTGGCACAGCGCCCGCAGGAGCAGACGGAGGATGGCCCGGTTGGTGCAGTTACAAGACCACTTCTCACGCAGGGAGGCAGAGCCTGTGCGGGCAATCACTCCGGAACCCCCTGCAGTCGGTGTGTCACCGTCAGAGAGTGCCACTCCCTGCCCTCCCGGACAGTGCAAGAGTGACGAGCAAGCACAGTCACACCCTCAGGCTACTCTCCCACTCGGTGATGCAGATTCGAAAAGCAGACAGGCTGCTTCTATGCCAACAGACCCATGGGAATCTTTTCTCAGCATTGATAACACAGTGCACGCCACAGCACTGGAGATGGCCACTTCTTCTAGCCCCTTCTTGGATCTGCCTCCTTCCTGTTTGCAGGATGTTATCAGCCAATTAGATTTTAGCAGCAGGCCACCAGTGTTAATGGAAAACCATGAGGGATGTTGCACACGTGGGTCGGATTGGCATCCTCTCTGGGGTGACCTCGAAGTGGAGATCTGCAGGGTAAACACGAAGGGCTCATATAGCGGTAGAGATGACAGACTGCTTGGTCACGATCCTCACGTAGAGTCAGAGTCTCATGAGGGATCCTGTTCTCAAACAGAGTTATACAAGGAGGACGCAGATGTTCGGGGGAGCAGGGAGCAAGCAGGGGCAATCAGGGGGGGCGACAGCAATGCTCAGCTAAATAGTGCAGCTCTCCCTGTTGGCCATTTGACAGCGATTGCTGTAGATCATTTTCCTGTTAGTTCTCTCATGACCCCTGTTACTGGGATTCACTGTCCAACTGAGAATGACAAAGCAGGTTTCCTGCTTGGAGGGAGAAGAGGTGCTAGTGAAAAGGATGAACCTGCTGACAAGATACAAAATACAGCTGCTAAGGAAGAAATTAGCCTGGGTGAAGCAGATGATCGTTTAACTGAAAAAGACAAAATAGTGAGCTGTTCACCCGAAGTTGCTGTCAGAGAGCCAATAGACAATTTAGTTGACATCAGTCCAGGTGGGTTAGTTAACCATTCAGTCAAAATGGCAGTAGATGTATTAGTTAACCAGTCATCTGACATCAGTGCAGCTGAGCTGATTAGCAATTCCACTGAGATAAGTGCAGAAGAGCTGGTTGATAAATTAGCTAAAATCAGTACAAGTGAGTTGGTTAACCATTCAGCTGAAATCGGCGCAGATGAGAAAATTGACCATTCAGCTGAAATGACTGCAT GTGAGCTGGCtgataattcagctgaaatcagGGCAGTTCAGCTGCTTCACCATTCAGCTGAAATTAGTGCAGATGAGCATGGTGACCATTCATCTGAAATCAGTGCAGGTGAGCTGGCtgataattcagctgaaatcacTGCAGTTCAGCTGGTTGACTATTTAACTGAAATCAGTGCAAGTGAGCAAGTTGATTATTCAGTCAACCATTCAGACAAAATGATAGACAAATTACTTGACCATTCATCTGAAATCACTGCAGGTGAGCTGGCtgataattcagctgaaatcagGGCAGTTCAGCTGCTTCACCATTCAGCTGAAATCAGTGCAGATGAGCTGGTTGATAATTCAGTTGAAATCACTGCAGTGGAGCTGGTTGACTATTTAACTGAAATCAGTGCAAGTGAGCAAGTTGAttattcagtcaaaatcaccCCAAGCGATGCAGTCAACCATTCAGACAAAATGGTAGTAGACGAACTTGTTAAACATTCAGCTAAAATCAGTGCAGATGAGCATGGTGACAATTCATCTGAAATCACTGCAGGTGAGCTGGCTGATAATTCAGCTGAAAATAGTGCAGTTCAGCTGGTTCACCATTCAGCTGAAATCAGTGCTGATGAGCTGGTTGATAATTCAGTTGAAATCACTGCAGATGAGCTGGTTGAGTATTTAACTGAAATCAGTGCAAGTGAGCAAGTTGAttattcagtcaaaatcaccCCAAGCGAGGCAGTCAACCATTCAGACAAAATGGTAGTAGATGAATTTGTTAAACATTCAGCTGAAATCAGTGCAGATGAGCTGGCtgataattcagctgaaatcagTACAATTCAGCTGGTTCACCATTCAGCTGAAATCAGTGCAGATGAGCTGGTTGAAAATTCAGATGAAATCACTACAGTTGAGCTGGTTGAGTATTTAACTGAAATCAGTACAAGTGAGCAAGTTGAttattcagtcaaaatcaccTCAAGCGAGCCAGTCAACCATTCAGACAAAATGGTTGTAGACGAACTTTTTAAACATTCAGCTGAAATCAGTGCAGATGAGCATGGTGACCATTCAGCGGAAATCACTGCAGATGAGCTGGTTGATAATTCAGTCAACCATTCAGACAAAATTATAGACAAATTACTTGACCATTCATCTGAAATTAGTGCAGATGAGCTGGTtgataattcagctgaaatcacTGCAGTTGAGCTGGTTCACTATTCAGCTGAAATCAGTGTAAATGGACTCAACAAAgatgcaataaaaatgattcCAGGCAACATAACTTCAAACCAGCCAGTAGGTCATTCAGATAGAATACATCCTGGACAGGTGATAGACCATATAGTTCAATGTTATGGGGACCATTCAGAGTGGAGAGTGGATACATCAGGTACATCCCAGAGTGCAACACTACATCTCTTGAACACCAACAGTGTAGAGAGAATTTTACTAGAGTACAAGGAAGATCGTACGATGTCTCCAATTACAGACAGTCTGGTGTATAACAGAGACTGTCATACAGAGATGGACATTGTAAACATACCACAGGAGCTCAGTATCCAGGATGAGGAAAAAGAGGCCACCAGAGATGAGGGTGACTGTGGAAGATCACAAGCTAATGACCCAGATGAAAGACAACAGGTAGATGCATACAGACTTCGAGACATTGAAAAAGTGAaaagaagaatggaaaatgcatCGAGAGGAAAAGAGGGAGGAGAGGTGACCAGAGGAAGGGAGCGGTCTCATGCAGCAAGAGAAACAGTGGTCCTGCTCCATGCTAAGGGTAGGGGGTTTCTCAGCACCAAGAGCAAGGGTAAGAGTAGTGATTTGTTTAAAGCAGGGCTGGAGGACTCAATGGACGCAGGGAAAGCGTCATATGTAGGGCAGGATATGGGTGTTGAAGAGGGAAATCTGCACAGCACCATTGTGAGCCTTCCTGGGAATAATGAGCTCAGAGTAAAAGACCTCCAAAGGCAAGAAGAGAGACAGCCCCCAGCTAGTGCTGTGGAAGGCCTTCCCACACCTGCGAGTACAAGGTGCTCGGCCAGGGACTGGGGAGACCACATGCCCTGCATCTTGACAGATGAGGACGCTGAGGACTCTCAGGGAATAGCAGTGCCCTTCCACTTAACCCTGGGAACACAGAAAGAGCCTATAGCTGTCAGAATGAGCCCCGAGGAGCGAGCAGAAGCTAAGAACATGGGGTACATGTTGCATCTGCTGGGAATAATCACCCCACATCATCTCACAAGAACAGTCTTGTACGTTGTCCTGTTAGCTGTCCTCTGTGTTGCAGTTTACCAGTATGGCTTTCTGGCTTGCTTTGCACTTTATCTGTGTTTGGCTTGTCTCTTATCCCATCACAGAGAGAAACAAGACTTACAAGAAAGGGACAGAACAAAACAGTCAGAAAATAAAGAATACAGACCATGA